A genomic segment from Desulfurella amilsii encodes:
- a CDS encoding TlpA disulfide reductase family protein: MLKVKWFLLFLLGFVIASCSTNKNLDIHLNGENTQSINLSSLKGKVILINVFQTDCPACQEEIPSLNKLYDHYKNNNNVKIIGISLNSDGLHSFINYYKIQYPIYTINQSDLSKLGGIAYTPTTILIDKNGNTVERFVGARDFYFFSTNMNILL, from the coding sequence TTATAGCCTCTTGCAGCACGAACAAAAATCTGGATATTCACTTAAATGGTGAAAATACACAAAGTATAAATTTATCTTCTTTAAAAGGGAAAGTTATTTTGATAAATGTTTTTCAAACAGATTGTCCTGCATGTCAAGAAGAGATCCCTTCTTTAAATAAGCTATACGATCACTATAAAAACAACAACAATGTAAAAATTATTGGTATTAGTTTAAATTCAGATGGTCTTCATTCATTTATAAACTATTATAAAATTCAATATCCCATATATACAATAAACCAATCAGATTTATCAAAACTAGGTGGCATAGCCTATACCCCCACTACGATCCTAATTGATAAAAACGGCAATACCGTAGAGAGATTTGTAGGCGCTAGAGATTTTTACTTTTTTAGCACAAATATGAATATTTTGCTTTAA